One Candidatus Nitrososphaera evergladensis SR1 genomic window carries:
- a CDS encoding class I SAM-dependent methyltransferase, which yields MKGDNDGPSFSNIPAKSASYYDRNTQSYSESNQNPADFIDEFLEYLQKGKGKAVLDLGSGPGINAGYMHSRNFQVIGIDLSEKMIEYARSRYPHIEFRLGDMTKLPFSANSFDSILASYSLIHLTKDIIGSVLARLYEILRQGGVIYLSVQCGNSTQGFFSHPLIPSDQVFLNIFAKEEIVGLLSEHRFEIISQHEKLPHGKVFNFTKLFIIAKKTEPLQQA from the coding sequence ATGAAAGGCGATAATGATGGCCCCTCATTCTCTAATATTCCTGCGAAGTCTGCGAGCTACTATGATAGAAATACTCAGAGCTATTCGGAGAGCAATCAAAATCCAGCAGACTTTATAGACGAATTTCTAGAATACTTGCAAAAAGGCAAAGGAAAAGCTGTCCTTGACCTTGGCAGCGGGCCGGGCATTAATGCAGGATACATGCATTCAAGGAACTTTCAAGTTATCGGAATAGACCTGTCTGAAAAGATGATCGAGTATGCAAGAAGCAGGTATCCTCATATTGAATTTCGATTAGGTGACATGACAAAGCTGCCGTTTTCAGCTAACAGCTTTGACAGCATACTTGCTTCATATTCCTTGATACACTTGACAAAAGATATTATCGGTTCCGTCTTGGCAAGACTCTATGAAATTCTAAGGCAGGGCGGGGTAATCTATCTCTCCGTTCAGTGTGGCAATTCCACACAAGGATTCTTTTCTCATCCCTTGATTCCAAGTGATCAGGTATTCCTCAACATATTTGCTAAAGAAGAGATAGTTGGTTTGCTATCAGAACATCGGTTTGAAATAATCTCTCAACATGAAAAGCTGCCTCATGGCAAGGTATTCAATTTTACAAAACTGTTTATAATTGCCAAGAAAACCGAGCCTTTGCAACAGGCTTGA
- a CDS encoding sodium:calcium antiporter, which yields MAEENNLLMMLLWLGELTLASWVLSYGAEHLSMRYGAKFVGRTLLSVATTLPEIAIVVYAAAAGSYGTAIGAGLGSNLLMMTLGLAIMLIVATTRLSKAPLKGIDVSTFKLDKIFLLITAVVSAALFLDGYDYIDGFVFAGMFAAYLVMALWEMKNEKKKAKNEVKSAGSHEVVAVETHTVSGRQMTKAALAFAAGTAGIFIGAEPFIHSLQGFSLDSGVSVIVLAVIISPIAGEMPEKISMILLARKGAAGASIAVANVLGSKILNNTLLLAVAVFGAMYHGGFFAHIDANPLLEYQMILVTVMTIGAVAMMFKKEIGLKIGIILAVLYAVSLVIQFLLPQDLTLH from the coding sequence TTGGCCGAAGAGAATAACCTTCTCATGATGCTGCTCTGGCTTGGCGAGCTTACGCTTGCCAGCTGGGTCCTGTCGTACGGCGCAGAGCACCTTTCCATGAGGTACGGGGCCAAGTTTGTCGGGCGCACCCTTTTGAGCGTCGCCACCACGCTTCCCGAGATAGCTATCGTGGTCTACGCCGCCGCGGCCGGCTCGTACGGCACGGCGATTGGCGCAGGCCTTGGAAGCAACCTGCTCATGATGACACTTGGCCTTGCAATCATGCTGATCGTTGCGACGACGCGCCTGTCAAAGGCGCCGCTCAAGGGCATAGACGTGTCGACGTTCAAACTGGACAAGATATTCCTGCTTATAACGGCGGTGGTAAGCGCCGCGCTCTTTTTGGACGGCTATGACTATATCGACGGCTTTGTCTTTGCCGGCATGTTTGCCGCATACCTCGTGATGGCCCTGTGGGAGATGAAGAACGAGAAAAAGAAGGCCAAAAACGAAGTCAAGTCGGCAGGGAGCCACGAGGTGGTCGCCGTGGAAACTCATACCGTAAGCGGCAGGCAGATGACAAAAGCCGCCCTTGCGTTTGCCGCCGGCACTGCCGGCATATTCATCGGCGCAGAGCCGTTCATCCACTCGCTTCAGGGGTTTTCTCTGGACAGCGGCGTGTCAGTCATCGTGCTTGCAGTCATCATCAGCCCGATAGCAGGCGAGATGCCTGAAAAGATATCCATGATACTGCTTGCAAGAAAAGGCGCTGCAGGCGCTTCAATCGCAGTCGCAAACGTGCTTGGCTCAAAGATACTTAACAACACGCTCTTGCTTGCAGTCGCGGTGTTTGGCGCCATGTACCACGGCGGGTTCTTTGCCCACATTGACGCAAACCCGCTCTTGGAATACCAGATGATTCTAGTGACGGTGATGACCATCGGCGCCGTTGCCATGATGTTCAAAAAAGAGATAGGGCTAAAGATAGGCATCATACTTGCAGTCCTGTACGCCGTCAGCCTCGTCATCCAGTTCCTTCTCCCGCAGGACCTGACGCTCCACTAG
- a CDS encoding UPF0147 family protein — protein MTSSSSSSKKGQKEKENQERLARAVETLDTITKNNDVQKSIRNMIKEVLMALKDEKSGSMSVRAANAISLLDSATQSPQMQSHIRTMLWQVVSTLESIRE, from the coding sequence ATGACATCATCTTCATCATCTTCAAAGAAAGGGCAAAAAGAAAAGGAAAACCAAGAGCGCCTTGCTCGCGCCGTTGAGACGCTTGACACTATTACAAAGAACAACGACGTGCAAAAGAGCATCCGCAACATGATAAAGGAAGTGCTGATGGCGCTCAAGGATGAAAAATCAGGGAGCATGTCAGTCCGAGCGGCAAACGCCATAAGCCTGCTTGACAGCGCAACCCAGAGCCCGCAGATGCAGTCGCACATACGCACGATGCTGTGGCAGGTAGTGTCGACGCTGGAAAGCATCCGGGAATGA
- a CDS encoding class I SAM-dependent methyltransferase gives MMANNDALAESIVRLKADFALNFKGTSPIHEAIPLDTSEFLPIEKSALAALHDFAKNNPIYYKWHDSKFFGVPCRVYEGDINEYWLGSIKHDSGYQPFYPTWILSAYALALASKRLGFGQVVDIGSGDGRIAYCARVAGLQAHGIEIDDNLVMLQEQIASATGVDFCARGADATKFDYHSLGLVRPVFFISGLPEMGEMLANSAIARILAVPELKHAAGFAFMGSHSLRKYARDLSKWGWGKVISDYGLQVAEVVTLPTHWTAEQAHDTPYVFTFTTTARTAL, from the coding sequence ATGATGGCAAACAATGACGCGCTTGCAGAAAGCATAGTGAGGCTCAAGGCCGACTTTGCCCTGAACTTCAAGGGCACAAGCCCGATACACGAAGCAATACCGCTTGATACTTCAGAGTTCCTGCCGATAGAGAAGAGCGCGCTTGCCGCCCTCCATGACTTTGCAAAAAACAACCCGATATACTACAAGTGGCACGACTCAAAGTTCTTCGGCGTACCGTGCAGGGTGTACGAAGGTGACATCAACGAGTACTGGCTTGGAAGCATCAAGCACGACTCGGGCTACCAGCCGTTCTACCCGACATGGATACTTTCGGCGTACGCGCTTGCCCTTGCCTCAAAGAGGCTTGGCTTTGGGCAGGTGGTGGACATTGGCTCCGGCGACGGCAGGATAGCCTACTGCGCCAGGGTCGCCGGGCTTCAGGCGCACGGCATCGAAATAGACGACAACCTCGTGATGCTGCAGGAGCAGATCGCCTCCGCAACAGGCGTGGACTTTTGCGCAAGGGGCGCGGATGCGACGAAATTTGACTACCATTCGCTTGGCCTTGTACGGCCGGTGTTCTTTATCTCCGGCCTGCCGGAGATGGGCGAGATGCTTGCAAACAGCGCTATTGCGAGGATACTTGCCGTGCCGGAGCTAAAGCACGCTGCGGGGTTTGCGTTCATGGGCAGCCACTCGCTTCGCAAGTACGCACGGGATCTTTCAAAATGGGGGTGGGGCAAGGTGATAAGCGACTATGGGCTCCAGGTCGCCGAGGTCGTGACCCTTCCGACGCACTGGACCGCCGAGCAGGCGCACGACACGCCGTACGTCTTTACCTTTACTACGACTGCGAGAACCGCTTTGTGA
- a CDS encoding universal stress protein yields MPSKILVPVDGSKYSKKALEQALSIAKGTGASVTVIHVIETPPTVYVESQKVLDSAMAKYKSESARMLDEYKAAAEELGFRIDTAIVAEGDPAASIVAFCEKGGFDMIAMGSRGHGKLKEMVLGSTTSKVLRQAKCSVLIVK; encoded by the coding sequence GTGCCCTCAAAGATCCTGGTGCCGGTTGACGGCTCGAAATACTCTAAAAAAGCGCTGGAGCAAGCGCTGTCGATTGCCAAAGGAACAGGGGCAAGCGTGACTGTCATCCACGTTATCGAAACGCCTCCGACCGTATACGTCGAGTCTCAGAAGGTGCTTGACAGTGCGATGGCAAAATACAAGAGCGAGTCTGCAAGGATGCTTGACGAATACAAGGCTGCTGCAGAAGAGCTCGGGTTTAGGATTGATACTGCCATCGTCGCAGAAGGCGACCCTGCGGCAAGCATCGTCGCGTTTTGCGAAAAGGGCGGCTTTGACATGATAGCGATGGGAAGCAGGGGACATGGCAAGCTGAAGGAGATGGTGCTTGGGAGCACGACAAGCAAGGTGCTGCGCCAGGCCAAGTGCTCCGTCCTTATCGTAAAATAG
- a CDS encoding beta-CASP ribonuclease aCPSF1 has product MEKNEIKEFEEQAQTQRRPRPEQQQRRSAQAQVASAANHVTKVTTESEDDVAKIILQSIPADSQITNVRFEGPNIALYTKNPKFALTDLTYYLSSLSKTLKKRFIIRTDPAVRLPEDATRQAVVKLLPKDVQVSAVFCDDATGEVVLEVSRPEAIDPAMIVEIARTTGWIAHTRRSPHIPSTSINTIHSTLKGSAKERTDFLQKLGTRLFRGPLVVGNVSENGNGRSEPSDVSPRPQWSQNREEVMLFCLGGVKQVGRSCFIVVTPESKVMLDCGINPGEMSGLDAYPRIDWLNFNLDELDAVVISHAHIDHQGFLPALFKYGYRGPVYCTEPTLPLMTLLQMDSVKIANSNGTYLPYEARDVHEVIKRTITLPYGKPTDISPDITVTLNNAGHIMGSATVHLNISGAHNILYSGDYKYARTQLLDSAVATYPRVETLITESTYGNTSDIMPDQAFVYRTFSESINKVLSEGGKVLIPVPAVGRAQEIMLVMAKEMSEGRLVESPIYIEGMISEASAIHMSYAHYLGADVRRSVSQGINPFTSEYFTVISGGKREEAINDQNPAIIMATSGMLEGGPSVEYFKELAPNPKNKIIFVSYQINGTLGRRVLDGNVSEVSMMDKSGKVKVVPVRCQTQKIDGFSGHSDFNQIMNFVAKIKPKRVLINHGERTKSENVASAIYSRLKIRSGVPDNREIVRLR; this is encoded by the coding sequence TTGGAAAAAAATGAAATAAAAGAATTTGAAGAACAGGCGCAAACCCAGCGCAGGCCCCGGCCGGAGCAGCAGCAAAGAAGGTCCGCGCAGGCTCAGGTCGCTTCTGCTGCAAACCACGTGACCAAGGTCACGACTGAAAGCGAGGACGACGTTGCCAAGATAATACTGCAGTCCATACCGGCCGACTCGCAGATAACAAACGTCAGGTTTGAGGGCCCCAACATTGCGCTATACACGAAAAACCCCAAGTTTGCACTCACCGACTTGACCTACTACCTTTCTTCGCTTTCAAAGACCCTGAAAAAGAGGTTCATAATACGCACTGACCCGGCAGTTCGCCTGCCAGAAGACGCCACGCGGCAGGCGGTGGTGAAGCTCTTGCCAAAAGACGTGCAGGTGTCGGCAGTGTTTTGCGACGACGCAACCGGCGAAGTCGTCCTTGAGGTGAGCAGGCCGGAGGCAATAGACCCGGCTATGATAGTAGAGATTGCCAGGACAACCGGCTGGATAGCCCACACGAGGCGCTCGCCCCACATACCGTCGACCAGCATCAACACGATACATTCTACGCTAAAGGGCTCAGCAAAGGAGCGTACAGACTTCCTCCAAAAGCTCGGGACGAGGCTGTTCCGCGGGCCGCTTGTGGTCGGCAACGTATCAGAGAACGGAAACGGCAGGAGCGAGCCGTCTGACGTCTCGCCAAGGCCCCAGTGGTCGCAGAACCGCGAGGAAGTGATGCTGTTCTGCCTTGGAGGCGTCAAGCAGGTAGGGCGCTCGTGCTTTATCGTAGTGACGCCGGAGAGCAAGGTCATGCTTGACTGCGGCATAAACCCGGGCGAGATGTCCGGCCTTGACGCATATCCGCGGATTGACTGGCTCAACTTTAATCTGGACGAGCTTGACGCGGTTGTCATCAGCCACGCCCACATCGACCACCAGGGGTTCTTGCCGGCGCTCTTCAAGTACGGCTACCGGGGGCCTGTGTACTGCACCGAGCCGACGCTTCCATTGATGACGCTTCTCCAGATGGACTCGGTCAAGATAGCAAATTCAAACGGGACGTACCTGCCGTACGAGGCAAGGGACGTCCACGAGGTAATAAAGCGCACGATAACGCTCCCGTACGGCAAGCCGACGGACATTTCGCCGGACATCACGGTCACTTTGAACAACGCCGGCCACATCATGGGAAGCGCAACCGTGCACCTGAACATCTCTGGCGCGCACAACATACTCTACTCTGGTGACTACAAGTATGCGCGGACGCAGCTGCTCGACAGCGCGGTGGCGACGTACCCGAGGGTCGAGACGCTGATAACAGAAAGCACGTACGGCAATACCTCTGACATCATGCCGGACCAGGCGTTTGTGTACAGGACGTTTTCAGAGTCGATAAACAAGGTGCTGTCGGAGGGAGGCAAGGTGCTGATACCGGTGCCTGCTGTCGGCAGGGCGCAGGAGATAATGCTTGTAATGGCAAAGGAGATGAGCGAGGGAAGGCTCGTCGAGTCGCCCATATACATCGAGGGCATGATATCGGAGGCAAGCGCAATCCACATGTCGTACGCCCACTACCTCGGCGCCGACGTGCGCAGGTCAGTCTCGCAGGGCATAAACCCGTTCACGTCAGAATACTTTACCGTCATAAGCGGAGGCAAGCGCGAAGAGGCGATAAACGACCAGAACCCGGCCATAATCATGGCGACGTCCGGTATGCTCGAAGGCGGCCCGTCTGTCGAGTATTTCAAGGAGCTTGCGCCAAACCCCAAGAACAAGATAATCTTTGTCTCGTACCAGATTAACGGCACGCTTGGCCGGCGCGTCCTTGACGGCAACGTGTCTGAAGTGAGCATGATGGACAAGTCCGGGAAGGTCAAGGTGGTGCCCGTGAGGTGCCAGACTCAAAAGATAGACGGCTTTTCAGGCCACAGCGACTTTAACCAGATAATGAACTTTGTAGCCAAGATCAAGCCAAAGCGCGTCCTTATAAACCACGGCGAGCGGACCAAGTCAGAAAACGTCGCAAGCGCGATATACTCAAGACTAAAGATACGCTCCGGGGTCCCGGACAACCGCGAGATTGTCCGCCTGCGGTAA